The Arvicanthis niloticus isolate mArvNil1 chromosome 2, mArvNil1.pat.X, whole genome shotgun sequence genome includes a window with the following:
- the Hoxd12 gene encoding homeobox protein Hox-D12: MCERSLYRAGYVGSLLNLQSPDSFYFSNLRPNGSQLAALPPISYPRSALPWAATPAPCTPAQPATASAFGGFSQPYLTGSGPIGLQSPGAKDGPEDQVKFYTPDGATASEERSRTRPPFAPESSLVHSALKGTKYDYAGVGRAAPGSATLLQGAPCASSFKEDTKGPLNLNMAVQVAGVASCLRSSLPDGLPWGAAPGRARKKRKPYTKQQIAELENEFLVNEFINRQKRKELSNRLNLSDQQVKIWFQNRRMKKKRVVQREQALALY; this comes from the exons ATGTGTGAGCGCAGTCTCTACAGAGCTGGCTATGTGGGCTCGCTTCTGAATTTACAGTCACCGGACTCTTTCTACTTTTCCAACCTGCGACCCAATGGCAGCCAGTTGGCCGCTCTTCCCCCCATCTCATATCCTCGCAGCGCGCTGCCCTGGGCCGCTACGCCCGCCCCATGCACCCCTGCGCAGCCTGCCACCGCCTCTGCCTTCGGAGGCTTCTCTCAGCCTTACTTGACCGGCTCAGGGCCTATTGGCCTGCAGTCTCCAGGCGCCAAGGATGGACCCGAAGACCAGGTCAAGTTCTATACGCCTGATGGGGCCACCGCATCTGAGGAACGCAGCCGGACTAGGCCGCCCTTCGCCCCCGAGTCTAGTCTGGTTCACTCGGCTCTCAAAGGCACCAAGTACGACTACGCGGGTGTGGGCCGGGCCGCTCCAGGCTCTGCGACCCTGCTCCAGGGGGCTCCCTGCGCTTCCAGCTTCAAGGAAGACACCAAAGGCCCGCTCAACTTGAACATGGCAGTGCAAGTAGCCGGGGTGGCCTCTTGCCTGCGATCTTCGCTGCCCGACG GCCTGCCGTGGGGGGCGGCCCCAGGGAGGGCCCGCAAGAAGAGGAAACCGTACACAAAGCAGCAGATTGCGGAGCTGGAGAATGAATTCCTGGTCAATGAATTCATCAACCGGCAGAAGCGTAAGGAATTGTCCAACAGGCTGAACCTCAGCGACCAGCAGGTCAAAATCTGGTTCCAGAACCGGCGTATGAAGAAGAAACGGGTAGTGCAGCGCGAGCAGGCACTGGCGCTCTATTAG